A portion of the Acidisarcina polymorpha genome contains these proteins:
- a CDS encoding DUF4175 family protein — MSKQDELNSYIARLQSRLRLSLWLRGAAIFTGTALAVTLTLVLALNHFAFPMHAVAGARLVLLIALATAAGFGILLPVMGLTRTLAVRRVETANPELEQRLTTFYEGQSKQVQNKAGNPFLELLAADTLARTQYAPPASLVPDNRLFALGGAGLACLAVLAWMISAAPGYLGYGASLLWTGPKKNAAPLYAITITPGDIAVRRHGDQIITAHVSGMHPDKVQLFAHYQSGSGWEPVVMQTQPDAGGAAAYQFVFTGLPENVEYYVAAGPLTSPHYKVRVVDLPSVKEIQVTYHYPQWTGMKPVSEEHTGDLRAIEGTDAKIQVEMDHALKDGQLTLDNGQAIYLTGGNGNKYQGSIHMEKDGAYHVAANDEGQSVRLSEDYFIATDKAPPPQIAVERPGGDYRASPIEEVTTSVKAADEFGLRDVHLHYSVNGGADHDVSMLKAPGPKSVDGSYTLPLEDYKLAPGDLVSLYATAKDGHLEARTDITFIQVDPFEREFSQSQQGGGPSGGGGAGGQNNQTEISKREKELIAATWKQQNDKSATAKDAAAAGQFLSGAQQKLRGQVLALSERMQSRDLSEANEEFTGFDKDMQTAAAAMQPSADQLKSMRWKDALPLEQKALQALLRAEATFRKIEVAFGQRGGGAGGGGESAGRDLASLFDLELDTEKNQYETAQSASPQEQHEKDVEDALAKLDALAKRQEELAGQQHNPQQSFQERWQQEMLRREAEELQRQIEQLARNGQQNANGSQSGQASSQSPQSDSQQSGSQQPGSQAQNGSEQHNPTGQSGSQSSGQKAQGGSASGSSGQSSRRSSRASAAQQAGQAQPAGQSSDQRIQQALSRLQQAGDAMKRSGSPQQSSDAARQAADRLREATNLLAGTQQQLASGKTDALSHEADRLTQEERSQAERIDKLASQQGAELADRDSMMARIKQRDQLAKERQQLSNDLSKLQKNLRDSAREMASNQPGVAKKLRDAVSGMDDADLDNHVQRTADWLRRGINPNANGTESEIAQGLQHLSEQLRQAQQGQKDPTDLAQGAHSPGAKTATDQQAALDQVERLRSQLEAMQAASRGASGRNGESDPEGRKSGQPQQAGGQQAAPGQAGQPGSGLRRGGGIGDRNGDIARNRQGDMSGEVRNGGGASADGTAWNNVNTGNNRYGAAGQRFPAVDSSGNPADPERSYRQGLRQLSELRQAVKDDPEAAKEVEKLTRQMQQLDPSRFLGNPALVEQMHQDVLNSVDRLELQLQHDEASGDARSGRPYVIPAGYQDSVAEYYRRLSKNP; from the coding sequence ATGAGCAAGCAGGACGAGCTCAATTCCTATATTGCGCGGCTGCAGTCAAGATTGCGGCTGAGTCTTTGGCTGCGTGGTGCAGCCATCTTCACTGGTACCGCGCTCGCGGTCACGCTTACTTTGGTGCTGGCGCTCAACCACTTTGCTTTTCCCATGCATGCCGTTGCCGGGGCGCGTCTCGTGTTGCTCATCGCGCTCGCAACCGCTGCTGGGTTCGGTATTCTGTTGCCGGTGATGGGCTTGACTCGCACCCTCGCTGTGCGTCGCGTCGAAACCGCCAATCCGGAGCTCGAACAGCGGCTTACGACCTTCTACGAAGGTCAGAGCAAACAGGTCCAGAACAAAGCTGGAAATCCCTTCCTCGAACTGCTCGCAGCCGATACTCTGGCGCGAACCCAATATGCGCCGCCAGCGTCGCTGGTTCCGGATAACCGCTTGTTTGCCCTGGGCGGCGCCGGACTGGCTTGTCTCGCGGTCCTAGCCTGGATGATCTCCGCCGCACCCGGCTATCTCGGATACGGCGCCTCGCTGCTGTGGACCGGCCCGAAGAAGAATGCCGCTCCGCTCTATGCGATTACCATCACTCCCGGCGACATCGCCGTGCGGCGGCACGGCGACCAGATAATCACTGCTCACGTGAGCGGCATGCATCCCGACAAGGTACAGCTCTTCGCTCATTATCAGAGTGGCAGCGGGTGGGAGCCGGTCGTCATGCAGACCCAGCCGGATGCGGGCGGCGCAGCTGCCTATCAGTTCGTCTTCACCGGCTTACCGGAAAATGTCGAATACTATGTAGCCGCCGGGCCGCTCACGTCACCCCACTATAAAGTTCGTGTCGTCGATCTGCCCTCAGTCAAAGAAATTCAGGTCACCTACCACTATCCGCAGTGGACAGGGATGAAGCCTGTTTCTGAGGAGCACACCGGAGATCTACGAGCGATCGAAGGCACAGACGCCAAGATCCAAGTCGAGATGGATCACGCGCTGAAGGATGGGCAGTTGACTCTTGACAATGGTCAGGCCATCTATCTCACCGGCGGCAACGGCAACAAGTATCAAGGCTCGATCCATATGGAGAAAGATGGCGCCTATCATGTGGCCGCTAATGATGAGGGACAATCCGTGCGGCTGTCGGAAGATTATTTCATCGCGACCGACAAGGCGCCTCCGCCGCAGATCGCAGTGGAGCGTCCCGGCGGCGATTACCGGGCGAGTCCCATTGAGGAGGTCACTACGTCCGTCAAAGCCGCTGACGAATTCGGACTGAGGGACGTTCACCTTCACTACTCCGTGAACGGCGGAGCTGACCACGATGTCAGCATGCTCAAGGCACCTGGGCCGAAGAGCGTCGACGGGTCCTACACCCTTCCATTGGAAGACTACAAGCTCGCGCCAGGGGATTTGGTCAGCCTCTACGCTACGGCCAAGGACGGCCACCTCGAAGCGCGCACCGACATTACGTTCATCCAGGTCGATCCCTTCGAGCGCGAGTTTTCCCAGTCGCAGCAAGGCGGCGGCCCATCTGGCGGCGGGGGCGCTGGCGGGCAGAATAACCAGACTGAGATATCCAAGCGCGAGAAAGAGTTGATCGCCGCAACCTGGAAGCAGCAGAACGACAAATCTGCGACTGCAAAGGATGCGGCTGCTGCGGGGCAGTTCCTCTCTGGCGCGCAACAGAAGCTGCGCGGCCAGGTGCTGGCGCTCTCCGAGCGCATGCAAAGCCGCGATCTCTCCGAGGCCAACGAAGAGTTCACCGGCTTCGACAAGGATATGCAGACGGCGGCAGCCGCGATGCAGCCTTCCGCCGATCAATTGAAAAGCATGCGCTGGAAGGACGCTCTTCCTCTGGAGCAGAAGGCCCTCCAGGCTCTGCTCCGCGCCGAGGCCACCTTCCGCAAGATCGAGGTCGCCTTTGGGCAGCGTGGAGGCGGTGCAGGTGGCGGCGGCGAGAGCGCCGGACGCGACCTGGCGAGCCTCTTCGACCTGGAGCTCGACACAGAAAAGAACCAGTACGAAACTGCGCAGTCCGCATCTCCTCAAGAGCAGCATGAAAAGGACGTGGAAGATGCGCTCGCCAAGCTGGACGCGCTCGCGAAGCGCCAGGAGGAGCTCGCCGGCCAGCAGCATAATCCGCAGCAAAGCTTTCAGGAGCGCTGGCAGCAGGAGATGTTGAGGCGCGAAGCCGAAGAGTTGCAGCGGCAGATTGAGCAGTTAGCCCGAAATGGGCAGCAGAATGCCAACGGCTCGCAATCCGGACAGGCGAGTTCCCAATCACCCCAATCCGACTCCCAACAATCCGGATCTCAGCAACCAGGTTCACAGGCGCAAAACGGTTCCGAGCAACATAATCCTACGGGCCAGAGCGGTTCGCAGTCGTCGGGCCAGAAGGCGCAGGGTGGCTCTGCCAGCGGAAGCTCCGGGCAGTCTTCCCGCCGCTCTTCCCGGGCGTCCGCGGCCCAACAAGCAGGCCAAGCACAACCCGCAGGCCAATCATCCGACCAGCGCATCCAGCAAGCCCTAAGCCGGCTACAGCAGGCAGGCGATGCGATGAAGCGCAGCGGCAGCCCCCAACAGAGCAGTGACGCCGCGCGCCAGGCAGCGGACCGCTTGCGCGAAGCGACCAATCTGCTTGCCGGCACCCAACAACAACTCGCTTCGGGCAAGACAGATGCGCTTTCCCATGAAGCCGACCGGCTGACTCAGGAGGAGCGCTCCCAGGCTGAGCGCATCGACAAGCTCGCCAGCCAGCAGGGCGCCGAGCTTGCGGACCGAGACAGCATGATGGCGAGAATTAAGCAGCGCGATCAGCTGGCGAAAGAGAGACAGCAGCTCTCCAATGATCTTTCCAAGCTCCAGAAGAACCTGCGCGATTCCGCTCGCGAGATGGCTTCCAATCAACCCGGCGTCGCCAAAAAGCTGCGCGACGCCGTCTCCGGGATGGACGATGCCGACCTCGACAACCATGTCCAGCGCACCGCTGACTGGCTGCGGAGAGGGATCAACCCCAACGCTAACGGAACCGAGAGCGAAATCGCTCAGGGACTGCAGCATCTCAGCGAGCAGCTTCGGCAGGCTCAACAGGGTCAGAAGGATCCAACGGACTTGGCGCAGGGTGCTCATAGTCCAGGCGCCAAGACTGCGACGGACCAGCAAGCAGCGCTCGATCAGGTTGAGCGTCTTCGCAGCCAGCTGGAGGCGATGCAGGCTGCGAGCCGTGGCGCCTCTGGTCGGAATGGAGAGTCGGATCCCGAAGGCCGCAAGTCCGGTCAACCGCAACAGGCCGGCGGACAGCAAGCCGCGCCCGGTCAAGCCGGCCAGCCCGGCAGTGGCCTTCGACGCGGAGGCGGCATCGGCGATCGAAACGGAGACATCGCCCGGAATCGGCAAGGAGATATGAGCGGCGAAGTTCGCAACGGTGGGGGAGCGAGTGCAGATGGAACGGCTTGGAACAACGTCAACACCGGGAACAATCGCTACGGTGCAGCCGGGCAGCGTTTCCCCGCCGTCGACTCCTCAGGCAATCCCGCCGACCCTGAGCGAAGCTATCGACAAGGTTTGCGGCAGCTGAGCGAACTCCGGCAGGCCGTCAAGGACGATCCCGAAGCAGCCAAAGAAGTTGAAAAGCTGACGCGGCAGATGCAGCAGCTCGACCCCAGCCGCTTCCTGGGGAATCCAGCCCTGGTCGAACAGATGCACCAGGATGTTCTCAATTCAGTGGATCGCCTCGAATTACAACTCCAGCACGACGAAGCTTCCGGCGATGCACGCAGCGGGAGACCGTATGTCATCCCCGCCGGATATCAGGATTCGGTGGCCGAGTACTATCGCCGCCTCAGCAAGAATCCATAG
- a CDS encoding vWA domain-containing protein, with protein MGFLSPWFLGGLAALSVPVFVHLLRRHVSVPRPVASLLFFERGTQSSTRYRKLRHLLLFALRFAVVLLIVLAFANPFVRRSAADAPGRLLLIVLDNSFSMRAGTRFADAKREALSTLAAKPHSQRAQVMALGDGLAVLTQPITDSVQLRSALESIQPGDSHANFGELGQAIRALAETERRPIDLHLFSDMQRTAMPANFADMVLPPSATLLLHPAAKGAAPPNWTIESVEAPAELADPKDPTRSRVRAVVAGFGAPAASKTISLVINGKVVATKKVDVPANGRASVDFAPLSAEYGFNRCEVRVEAGDAFPADDSSVFVVRRSDPERVLFVHASGDTRSPLYFGAALGAAAQGSYILQSVSAEQTTNLDPSRFAFVVLSDTSSLPSIFEHTLEQYVSKGGNALIALGTGVSRHGQIPLWGGNVNGVHDYAGGNAATVASVDFTYPALEQVAPGRANGGWAETKVFYASAVNEGAARVAARLSDGTPFLLDRQLGEGHLLLLTSGLENLTNDLPIHPVFVTLVDHLANYLSGSERLSGSRQVDSFVQLRGAAVPVGEVASVEVVDPDGRRPLSLSEARTVQSFQLRRAGFYQMRFANGRDAVIGVNPDRQESDLSPIPEDVQQLWSGSPGVESGSLPATQAKYRPVSLWWYVMLLALAAALAEMALASGYMGTQREEL; from the coding sequence ATGGGCTTTCTCTCGCCATGGTTTCTCGGAGGGCTGGCGGCGTTGAGTGTGCCTGTCTTTGTGCATTTGCTCCGACGTCACGTCTCGGTGCCGAGGCCCGTCGCTTCGCTCTTGTTCTTCGAGCGCGGCACCCAGAGTTCGACGCGATACCGGAAGCTGCGCCACCTGCTGTTGTTTGCTCTGCGCTTCGCCGTGGTCCTGCTCATCGTCCTGGCCTTTGCGAATCCGTTCGTTAGGCGGTCCGCTGCCGATGCCCCGGGACGGCTGCTGCTGATCGTGCTTGATAATTCCTTCAGCATGCGAGCGGGCACGCGATTTGCAGACGCGAAGCGAGAAGCGCTGTCGACTCTTGCTGCCAAACCCCACTCGCAACGCGCACAGGTGATGGCGCTCGGGGACGGGCTTGCAGTGTTGACCCAGCCGATTACTGACAGCGTGCAATTGCGCTCCGCCCTCGAGAGCATCCAGCCAGGCGATAGCCATGCAAACTTCGGCGAACTCGGCCAAGCCATCCGCGCTCTTGCCGAGACAGAACGCCGCCCGATCGATTTGCATCTTTTCAGCGACATGCAGCGAACCGCGATGCCGGCCAACTTCGCCGACATGGTTCTGCCGCCAAGCGCAACCCTGCTGCTTCATCCAGCAGCCAAGGGCGCCGCGCCGCCAAACTGGACAATCGAGAGTGTGGAGGCGCCCGCCGAGCTGGCCGATCCAAAAGATCCCACGCGCTCCCGCGTTCGCGCGGTTGTAGCCGGCTTTGGCGCTCCGGCGGCATCGAAGACGATCTCGCTGGTAATCAATGGCAAAGTCGTCGCTACGAAAAAGGTAGACGTTCCCGCTAACGGACGTGCAAGCGTGGATTTCGCGCCGCTTAGCGCCGAGTATGGCTTCAATCGATGCGAAGTGCGAGTGGAAGCGGGGGACGCCTTCCCGGCCGACGACTCCAGCGTCTTCGTGGTGCGGCGATCCGATCCCGAGCGAGTGCTGTTCGTCCATGCGTCCGGCGACACCCGTTCTCCGCTCTACTTCGGGGCAGCGCTCGGCGCGGCGGCCCAGGGTTCCTACATCCTGCAATCTGTGTCGGCGGAGCAGACCACCAACCTCGATCCATCAAGGTTTGCTTTTGTCGTGCTGTCCGATACCTCGTCCCTGCCGTCGATCTTTGAACACACCTTGGAGCAATACGTGTCCAAGGGCGGAAACGCTCTCATCGCCCTCGGAACCGGTGTCTCCCGGCATGGCCAAATTCCGCTATGGGGTGGAAACGTCAACGGCGTTCATGATTATGCCGGCGGAAATGCCGCAACCGTTGCTTCCGTCGATTTCACTTATCCCGCCCTCGAGCAAGTCGCTCCCGGCCGGGCCAATGGCGGCTGGGCAGAGACCAAGGTGTTTTATGCCTCAGCCGTCAACGAGGGTGCAGCGCGGGTGGCGGCCCGGCTGAGCGATGGCACGCCTTTTCTGCTGGATAGGCAGCTCGGGGAAGGGCACTTGCTTCTGCTGACTTCGGGATTGGAAAATCTGACGAACGACCTACCAATCCACCCAGTCTTCGTGACCCTGGTCGATCACCTTGCCAACTACCTCTCCGGGAGCGAACGCCTCAGCGGATCCAGGCAAGTCGATTCTTTCGTGCAGCTTCGTGGAGCGGCAGTGCCGGTCGGCGAGGTAGCCAGCGTCGAAGTGGTCGATCCAGATGGCCGCCGCCCGCTTTCGCTGAGCGAAGCGCGAACTGTGCAGAGCTTCCAGCTGCGCCGGGCAGGTTTCTACCAGATGCGTTTTGCGAATGGGCGGGATGCGGTCATCGGTGTGAACCCCGACCGGCAAGAATCCGATCTCTCCCCCATCCCCGAGGATGTGCAACAGCTTTGGAGTGGGAGCCCCGGCGTCGAGTCCGGATCGCTCCCCGCAACCCAGGCAAAGTATCGTCCTGTGAGCTTATGGTGGTACGTTATGCTGCTTGCATTGGCAGCGGCGTTGGCCGAGATGGCACTGGCCAGCGGGTATATGGGCACGCAGAGGGAGGAACTATGA
- a CDS encoding DUF58 domain-containing protein, with the protein MQRFLDPSVLAGISSLDLLAKTVVDGFVAGLHRSPDFGFSQEFAEYRAYTPGDDLRHVDWNLFARTERAYLKRYRGETNSHLMVLLDASNSMQYRSGSANAGPPKKMDYARFIAASLFYLAIRKQRDAAGLIVFDDEVRECVRPSTRLGQLARLFAALEQAEPHARTDFAKPLQHFQNLLHRRGIAIVISDFYQDPETIVQAIEPLRFRGNEVVLFHVLDPQEMRPVLNGSAILVDLETEQKIEVVPEYVKTTYREKADAHVEQLRSRARAAGMDYQLLLTDQPLDAALREYLSLRQAGN; encoded by the coding sequence ATGCAGCGCTTTCTCGATCCCTCTGTGCTGGCCGGTATCTCGTCGCTCGACCTTCTGGCGAAGACCGTGGTGGATGGTTTCGTCGCCGGCCTGCACCGCTCCCCGGATTTCGGATTCAGCCAGGAGTTTGCCGAGTACCGCGCCTATACGCCAGGCGATGACCTCCGTCACGTGGACTGGAACCTGTTTGCGAGGACCGAGCGAGCCTATCTGAAGCGCTATCGCGGTGAGACCAACAGCCACCTGATGGTGCTTCTCGACGCGAGCAATTCCATGCAGTACAGATCCGGATCGGCGAACGCAGGACCACCAAAGAAAATGGACTATGCGCGCTTCATCGCGGCCTCGCTCTTTTACCTCGCGATACGAAAGCAGCGCGACGCCGCGGGACTGATCGTCTTCGACGATGAGGTGCGCGAGTGCGTGCGCCCATCGACGCGGCTCGGCCAGCTCGCTCGGCTCTTCGCGGCGCTCGAGCAGGCCGAGCCGCATGCGCGAACCGATTTCGCCAAGCCGCTGCAGCACTTCCAGAACCTGCTTCACCGTCGCGGTATCGCCATCGTCATTTCAGATTTCTACCAGGATCCGGAGACCATTGTGCAGGCCATCGAACCGCTCCGGTTCCGCGGCAACGAAGTCGTGCTCTTTCATGTCCTCGATCCTCAGGAGATGCGGCCGGTGCTGAACGGTTCGGCGATCCTGGTCGATCTCGAAACCGAACAGAAGATCGAGGTCGTTCCCGAATACGTGAAGACGACCTATCGCGAGAAAGCCGATGCGCATGTCGAGCAGCTCCGCTCGAGGGCCCGGGCAGCGGGTATGGATTACCAGTTGCTGCTCACCGATCAACCACTGGATGCGGCGCTGCGTGAGTACCTCTCGCTCCGCCAGGCAGGCAACTGA
- a CDS encoding AAA family ATPase encodes MATTTGLDHDATLLQQRIERFHSVRENIVKQVREVIVGQDEVLDQILIALFAGGHCLLTGMPGTAKTLMVRTIAETLGLQFRRIQFTPDLMPSDITGTDIIEEDLTTGHRKWTFVEGPIFGNILLADEINRTPPKTQSALLEAMQERSCTVRGHIYQLPAPFFVLATQNPIELEGTYPLPEAQLDRFLFNAILDYLSADDELKVIEQTTATRVAKVDTVTSAEELLDFQQLVRMVPIAETLARYVVNLVRATRHKNDNAPDFVKKYVNYGASVRAAQFIVLAAKARALSRRRYHVTYEDLTSVAAPVLRHRILLNFHAESERIDTDEILRRLVAQIPRPKES; translated from the coding sequence ATGGCCACCACGACCGGATTGGATCACGATGCAACGCTTCTTCAGCAGCGAATCGAGCGCTTCCATTCGGTGCGCGAGAACATCGTTAAGCAGGTGCGCGAGGTCATTGTCGGCCAGGATGAGGTGCTCGACCAGATATTGATCGCGCTCTTCGCCGGCGGACACTGCCTGCTGACCGGCATGCCCGGCACCGCCAAGACGCTGATGGTGCGAACCATCGCCGAAACCCTCGGCCTGCAGTTTCGCCGTATCCAGTTCACCCCCGACCTCATGCCTTCTGACATCACCGGCACCGACATCATCGAGGAAGACCTGACCACCGGCCATCGCAAGTGGACCTTTGTCGAAGGGCCGATCTTCGGCAATATCCTGCTCGCCGATGAGATCAACCGTACGCCGCCGAAGACCCAGTCGGCCCTGCTCGAAGCAATGCAGGAACGTTCCTGCACGGTGCGCGGACACATCTATCAGCTGCCCGCGCCGTTCTTCGTATTGGCGACCCAGAATCCGATCGAACTCGAAGGCACGTACCCACTGCCCGAGGCGCAGCTCGATCGCTTTTTGTTTAACGCGATCCTGGACTATCTTAGTGCCGACGACGAACTGAAAGTGATTGAGCAGACGACCGCAACCCGCGTAGCGAAGGTCGACACCGTGACTTCGGCCGAGGAACTGCTCGACTTCCAGCAACTCGTCCGCATGGTGCCGATCGCGGAGACGCTGGCCCGCTATGTGGTGAACCTGGTACGGGCCACCCGGCATAAGAATGACAATGCGCCGGACTTTGTCAAAAAGTATGTGAATTACGGAGCCAGCGTGCGTGCCGCCCAGTTCATCGTGCTCGCTGCGAAAGCACGAGCGCTCTCCCGTCGACGCTACCACGTGACCTACGAGGACCTCACCTCAGTGGCCGCCCCGGTGCTCCGCCATCGCATTTTGCTCAACTTTCATGCCGAGTCGGAACGGATTGACACCGACGAGATTCTCAGGCGGCTGGTCGCCCAGATACCGCGGCCGAAGGAGAGCTGA
- a CDS encoding tetratricopeptide repeat protein — MRLLLLLPILVYPCAGLAHALAPSDCWGLRKHGHPTEAQACFNKLTKSGDPYTRAEGFWGLEEWEQANQQFRLATQSADSQSLYKVRWGMLLHERFNSTEAVDLFHEALNTEPSNAEAYVGLATVSADGFDGKAAAYAAKAIELDPKLAEAHELMANLALSNDDRDLAVAEADKAIVIETDALDAMAIHAAIELIADRPPDPWLAKISAINPRYGEGYALVAHQLQLHYRFEDGVLYYRKAVDANPRLWAAHSALGIALMREGQEAEPVKELELSYDNGYRDAATVNSLRLLDSYKNFETFRDDTTILKLNKTEADLLQPYMQQELHAILATYQKKYQMKLPAPVQLEVYPNHEDFAVRTMGMPGLGALGVTFGEVVAMDSPSARKPGDINWGATLWHEMSHVFILTATNHRVPRWFTEGLAVHEEGQRSPEWTNRATPDVLSAIREKKLLPVARLDRGFVYPEYPSQVIVSYFQAGSICDFIQEKWSEGKLLDMVHSYAQLQTTPQVVQANLGLAAEEFDKQYLAWIDKKYGAEAARFNEWRDKLKALVATAQQKQYDAVLAQGPAVLAMYPEYIGDANVYELMAIADKAKGDAKAQIGIMTAYEHAGGQSPEILKQLAALEEAAGKPAEAAATLERVNYIYPVKDEELHRHLGDLLYAQKQYDGAIREYDAVVASNPIDKVGAQFNLAQAYLAAGKKDKAEESVLAALEIAPGYRPAQKLLLELKQSPEKTN, encoded by the coding sequence ATGAGGCTCCTGCTTTTACTCCCAATACTCGTATACCCCTGCGCGGGGTTGGCCCACGCGCTTGCGCCGTCAGACTGCTGGGGGCTGCGCAAGCATGGACATCCCACCGAGGCGCAAGCGTGCTTCAACAAGCTCACAAAAAGTGGCGATCCATACACCCGCGCCGAAGGATTCTGGGGTCTCGAAGAATGGGAGCAGGCCAACCAGCAATTTCGCTTGGCAACCCAATCGGCCGACAGCCAGAGCCTCTACAAGGTTCGCTGGGGCATGTTGCTGCACGAGCGATTCAACAGCACCGAAGCAGTCGATCTCTTCCACGAAGCCCTCAACACCGAGCCTTCCAACGCCGAGGCATACGTCGGGCTGGCTACTGTCTCTGCCGACGGCTTCGACGGTAAAGCCGCTGCATATGCGGCGAAGGCGATCGAGCTTGACCCAAAACTCGCCGAAGCACATGAGCTGATGGCCAATCTGGCCCTCTCCAATGATGATCGTGACCTGGCCGTTGCCGAGGCGGACAAGGCCATCGTCATCGAAACCGACGCACTGGACGCAATGGCCATTCACGCGGCAATCGAATTGATCGCAGACCGCCCCCCCGATCCCTGGCTGGCAAAGATTTCAGCCATCAATCCCCGCTATGGCGAGGGTTATGCACTCGTCGCGCATCAGCTCCAACTCCATTACCGCTTTGAGGATGGAGTCCTCTATTACCGCAAAGCGGTCGATGCGAATCCGCGTTTATGGGCGGCCCACTCCGCGCTGGGCATCGCGTTGATGCGGGAAGGCCAGGAGGCAGAGCCGGTGAAGGAGCTGGAATTGAGCTACGACAATGGCTACCGCGATGCAGCTACCGTGAACAGCCTGCGCCTGCTCGATAGCTATAAGAACTTCGAGACATTTCGCGATGACACCACCATCCTCAAGCTCAACAAGACCGAAGCCGATCTGCTGCAGCCATATATGCAGCAGGAGTTGCACGCCATTCTTGCCACCTACCAGAAGAAGTACCAGATGAAGCTCCCGGCGCCAGTGCAGTTGGAGGTGTATCCCAATCACGAAGACTTCGCCGTGCGCACCATGGGCATGCCAGGCTTAGGCGCGCTGGGCGTGACGTTCGGCGAGGTTGTGGCAATGGACAGTCCTTCAGCGCGCAAGCCCGGAGATATCAACTGGGGCGCTACGCTATGGCACGAGATGAGCCACGTCTTCATCCTCACCGCCACCAACCATCGTGTGCCGCGCTGGTTCACCGAAGGACTGGCAGTGCACGAGGAGGGCCAGCGTTCGCCCGAGTGGACCAATCGCGCTACACCCGATGTGTTGTCTGCGATTCGCGAAAAGAAGCTGCTGCCGGTTGCCAGGCTTGACCGCGGCTTCGTCTATCCCGAGTACCCGTCTCAGGTGATCGTCTCCTACTTCCAGGCGGGCAGTATTTGCGACTTCATCCAGGAAAAATGGAGTGAGGGCAAGCTGCTCGATATGGTCCACTCCTACGCGCAACTGCAAACCACTCCGCAGGTCGTGCAGGCCAACCTCGGTTTGGCGGCGGAGGAGTTCGACAAGCAATATCTCGCCTGGATCGACAAGAAATATGGCGCGGAGGCAGCGCGCTTCAATGAGTGGCGAGACAAGCTGAAGGCGCTCGTGGCGACGGCTCAGCAGAAACAGTACGATGCCGTCCTGGCACAGGGACCGGCCGTACTCGCCATGTATCCAGAGTATATCGGGGATGCGAATGTCTACGAGTTGATGGCGATCGCAGATAAAGCCAAGGGAGATGCCAAGGCTCAGATCGGAATCATGACCGCCTATGAACACGCGGGCGGCCAATCGCCCGAAATACTCAAGCAGCTTGCCGCGCTCGAAGAGGCAGCAGGAAAACCGGCTGAAGCCGCGGCGACGCTGGAACGGGTGAACTATATCTATCCCGTCAAGGATGAAGAACTGCATCGTCACCTCGGCGACCTGCTCTATGCGCAGAAGCAATACGACGGCGCCATCCGCGAGTATGACGCCGTTGTCGCATCCAACCCGATCGACAAGGTCGGCGCTCAATTCAACCTTGCGCAGGCGTATCTCGCGGCAGGGAAGAAAGACAAAGCCGAGGAAAGCGTATTAGCAGCGCTTGAGATTGCGCCCGGCTACCGGCCTGCGCAAAAGCTGCTGCTCGAGTTGAAGCAGTCTCCTGAAAAAACCAACTGA